A stretch of the Streptomyces venezuelae genome encodes the following:
- a CDS encoding sulfatase yields the protein MSDNSRPRVSRRGFLAGTAAAAAAAAVPSIAQLAAGSPAAAAARPNILLIVTDDQPKHTEWALPKATAWLADQGVKFTNGHVTTPLCSPSRSSVLTGRYAHNHGVRNNQASYQLDQSTTLPRYLKQAGYRTGLFGKWLNSWTLSDNPPHFEEFALLQPGYVDAQWNVNGTVQPINGYTTNIIKNRTLSFLDKAAADSRPWFAYVTPYASHGPRTPEPKYAGTAVPDWNGRPSVPENDRSDKPAYIRNATGTLADGKQIREEQLRTLLTVDDTVQAFKDKLQALGQLDNTLVIYIADNGFGWADHGWTKKSVPYRPAHEVPFYLSWPAGGLSTGTTDNRITANIDIAPTVLDAAGITPTHSVDGRSLLSSYSRDHLLVEWWEQGANAGGPRTWASYVARDKQYTQYYDLTTDGNGNVSGTGQVKFREYYDLANDPYQLTNKLYQATPQDEQDLGIPALAAQLAADRTA from the coding sequence GCCGCTGCGGTTCCCTCGATCGCCCAGTTGGCGGCCGGCAGTCCGGCCGCGGCCGCGGCCCGTCCCAACATCCTGCTCATCGTCACCGACGACCAGCCCAAGCACACCGAATGGGCACTGCCCAAGGCCACGGCCTGGCTGGCCGATCAGGGTGTGAAGTTCACCAACGGGCACGTCACCACCCCGCTCTGCTCGCCCTCCCGGTCGTCGGTCCTCACCGGCCGCTACGCCCACAACCACGGTGTCCGCAACAACCAGGCTTCGTACCAGCTCGACCAGAGCACCACGCTGCCCCGCTACCTGAAGCAGGCCGGCTACCGCACCGGCCTGTTCGGCAAGTGGCTCAACTCCTGGACGCTGTCCGACAATCCGCCGCACTTCGAGGAGTTCGCGCTGCTCCAGCCGGGCTACGTCGACGCGCAGTGGAACGTCAACGGCACGGTCCAGCCGATCAACGGCTACACCACCAACATCATCAAGAACCGCACCCTGAGCTTCCTCGACAAGGCGGCGGCCGACTCCCGGCCGTGGTTCGCGTACGTGACCCCCTACGCCTCCCACGGCCCGCGCACGCCCGAGCCGAAGTACGCCGGCACGGCCGTCCCGGACTGGAACGGCAGGCCCTCCGTCCCGGAGAACGACCGCAGCGACAAGCCGGCCTACATCCGCAACGCGACCGGGACCCTCGCCGACGGGAAGCAGATCCGTGAGGAACAGCTGCGTACCCTGCTCACTGTGGACGACACCGTCCAGGCGTTCAAGGACAAGCTCCAGGCGCTCGGACAGCTCGACAACACCCTGGTCATCTACATCGCCGACAACGGCTTCGGCTGGGCCGACCACGGCTGGACCAAGAAGTCCGTGCCCTACCGCCCGGCTCACGAGGTTCCGTTCTACCTCTCCTGGCCGGCCGGCGGCCTGAGCACGGGCACCACCGACAACCGCATCACCGCCAACATCGACATCGCCCCCACGGTCCTCGACGCGGCCGGCATCACACCCACCCACTCGGTGGACGGCAGGTCCCTGCTCTCCTCCTACAGCCGGGACCACCTGCTGGTCGAGTGGTGGGAGCAGGGCGCGAACGCGGGCGGCCCGCGCACCTGGGCGTCGTACGTGGCCAGGGACAAGCAGTACACGCAGTACTACGACCTCACCACCGACGGTAACGGCAACGTGTCGGGCACGGGCCAGGTGAAGTTCCGTGAGTACTACGACCTGGCCAACGACCCGTACCAGCTGACGAACAAGCTCTACCAGGCCACCCCGCAGGACGAGCAGGACCTGGGCATTCCCGCCCTGGCGGCGCAGCTCGCCGCGGACCGCACCGCATAG
- a CDS encoding aryl-sulfate sulfotransferase: MDQNARRRRGTGLIAIDTETVFPGYTLFAPLTGTGEVYLIDLHGRVVHEWRFPYRPGRHARLLDDGNLAYNGVLPDEPALFPMWHKYRGGIMLEAAPDGTVLREHRDPLQHHDAHHLGDGRILYTALEPLHGAEAASVRGGVEGSEAEGGTVWADTIKEVDADGNVLWSWRASEHLDRHAYALHPDYAREHWPLINSVTPLADGNILASLRSVSAVVVISRETGEILWRTAPGVVSQQHAPTELPSGNFLVFDNGVFRPGWDVPFSRVIEVERASGTIAWEYHDPARESFFAPFMGSAQRLPNGNTLVTDSPSGRLFEVTAKGYLCWEYVVPYFGAYRESEVRELFPAEPNAVFRSYRYGPEQLPWLNAEVRP, translated from the coding sequence GTGGACCAGAACGCCCGCCGCCGACGCGGCACCGGCCTGATCGCGATCGACACCGAAACCGTCTTCCCCGGGTACACCCTGTTCGCCCCCCTCACCGGCACCGGCGAGGTCTACCTCATCGACCTGCACGGCCGCGTCGTCCACGAATGGCGGTTCCCGTACCGCCCCGGCCGCCACGCCCGCCTGCTCGACGACGGCAACCTCGCCTACAACGGCGTACTCCCGGACGAGCCCGCCCTCTTCCCCATGTGGCACAAGTACCGCGGCGGCATCATGCTCGAAGCCGCGCCCGACGGCACGGTCCTGCGCGAGCACCGCGACCCGCTGCAGCACCACGACGCCCACCACCTCGGCGACGGCCGCATCCTCTACACCGCACTCGAGCCCCTGCACGGCGCCGAGGCGGCGAGCGTGCGCGGCGGCGTCGAGGGTTCGGAGGCCGAGGGCGGCACCGTCTGGGCCGACACCATCAAGGAAGTCGACGCGGACGGCAACGTGCTCTGGTCCTGGCGGGCCTCCGAGCACCTGGACCGCCACGCGTACGCCCTGCACCCCGACTACGCCCGCGAGCACTGGCCGCTGATCAACAGCGTGACGCCGCTCGCCGACGGCAACATCCTGGCCAGCCTGCGCAGCGTCTCCGCGGTCGTCGTCATCAGCCGGGAGACGGGCGAGATCCTGTGGCGCACCGCGCCGGGGGTGGTCTCCCAGCAGCACGCGCCGACCGAGTTGCCGAGCGGTAACTTCCTGGTGTTCGACAACGGCGTCTTCCGGCCCGGTTGGGACGTGCCGTTCTCCCGGGTCATCGAGGTCGAGCGGGCGAGCGGGACGATCGCCTGGGAGTACCACGACCCGGCGCGCGAGTCCTTCTTCGCGCCCTTCATGGGCAGCGCGCAGCGGCTCCCGAACGGCAACACCCTGGTCACGGACTCGCCGTCGGGCCGGCTCTTCGAGGTGACGGCGAAGGGCTATCTGTGCTGGGAGTACGTGGTCCCGTACTTCGGCGCCTACCGCGAGTCCGAGGTACGCGAGCTCTTCCCGGCCGAGCCGAACGCCGTCTTCCGTTCGTACCGTTACGGCCCCGAGCAGCTGCCGTGGCTGAATGCCGAGGTACGGCCATGA
- a CDS encoding helix-turn-helix domain-containing protein produces the protein MTGKSQLGDFLQARRSQLRPEDVGVPTYGERRRVPGLRREELALLAGVSASYYTRLEQGQSLSASPEVLDAIAGALRLDESERRYLHDLVRADRHRTQGRRPAPERVAEATAQLLDVLADVPAIVLGLRSDVLAWNRLGHALFAGHLDRGAPDLAGQRPNMARLVFFDCHTRDLYADWPSKARAVVGNLRLVAAQHPQDTALHALLGELSAKSSEFSSMWADHRVEACTVATYEMRHPLIGPLTVVQQTLSHGPGPSTVVATTEAGSTSRAALALLAQAITQDAVAPDPARRGPRAGTA, from the coding sequence ATGACCGGAAAATCGCAGCTCGGGGACTTCCTGCAGGCGCGGCGCTCCCAGCTGCGTCCCGAGGACGTAGGGGTTCCCACCTACGGGGAGCGTCGGCGTGTGCCGGGTCTTCGGCGGGAGGAGTTGGCGCTGCTGGCGGGGGTGAGTGCCTCCTACTACACCCGGCTGGAGCAGGGGCAGTCGCTGAGCGCGTCGCCCGAGGTGCTGGACGCGATCGCGGGGGCTCTGCGGCTGGACGAGTCCGAGCGGCGGTACCTGCACGACCTGGTCCGGGCGGACAGGCATCGCACGCAGGGCCGGCGGCCTGCGCCGGAGCGTGTGGCGGAGGCGACGGCTCAGTTGCTGGACGTGCTGGCGGACGTTCCCGCGATCGTGCTCGGCCTGCGCAGTGACGTGCTGGCATGGAATCGCCTGGGTCACGCGCTGTTCGCCGGGCATTTGGACCGTGGCGCCCCGGACCTGGCGGGGCAGCGTCCCAACATGGCCAGACTGGTGTTCTTCGACTGTCATACCCGCGACCTGTACGCGGACTGGCCGAGCAAGGCCAGGGCGGTGGTGGGGAACCTGCGCCTGGTGGCGGCCCAGCACCCGCAGGACACGGCGTTGCACGCGCTGCTGGGTGAACTGAGCGCCAAGAGTTCCGAGTTCTCGTCGATGTGGGCCGATCACCGGGTCGAGGCGTGCACCGTCGCCACCTATGAGATGCGGCACCCGCTGATCGGCCCGCTGACCGTCGTTCAGCAGACCCTGAGCCACGGGCCGGGCCCCAGCACGGTGGTCGCCACCACGGAGGCGGGCTCAACCTCACGGGCCGCGCTGGCCCTGCTCGCCCAGGCCATCACCCAGGACGCCGTCGCGCCCGACCCGGCGCGGCGGGGGCCCCGGGCCGGCACGGCCTGA
- a CDS encoding TetR/AcrR family transcriptional regulator, with product MTTPLRKDAARNWDRIVAVARALVDQGTPLQLNDVAGRAGLGVGTVYRHFATPEALLETVAAPCLEALVAHGRQALAVGDPWHALEGFLLRTVEAQVTDASLGPVAAAATDTLPRTTELKSALQSAGTALFDRARDAGAVRRDLAAADLVPLMCGIAYAVNVHDGTPADRIDTAHRYLATLLEGLRATSQHA from the coding sequence ATGACGACGCCCCTGCGCAAGGACGCAGCCCGCAACTGGGACCGGATCGTCGCTGTCGCCCGTGCCCTGGTCGACCAGGGCACGCCCCTGCAGCTGAACGACGTCGCCGGCCGCGCCGGACTCGGAGTCGGCACCGTCTACCGGCACTTCGCCACCCCCGAGGCGCTGCTGGAGACCGTCGCCGCTCCCTGTCTGGAAGCCCTGGTCGCCCACGGCCGGCAGGCGCTGGCCGTGGGCGACCCCTGGCACGCTCTCGAAGGCTTCCTGCTCCGCACCGTCGAAGCTCAGGTCACCGACGCATCCCTGGGCCCGGTCGCCGCCGCAGCCACCGACACCCTGCCACGCACCACAGAACTCAAGAGTGCGCTTCAGTCAGCCGGCACCGCACTCTTCGACCGGGCCCGCGACGCCGGAGCCGTCCGACGTGACCTGGCCGCCGCCGACCTCGTCCCGCTCATGTGCGGCATCGCCTACGCCGTCAACGTCCACGACGGCACACCCGCCGACCGAATCGACACCGCACACCGCTACCTGGCCACACTTCTCGAAGGACTGCGCGCCACATCACAGCACGCGTGA
- a CDS encoding SRPBCC family protein, with translation MSATTSEHDLFEDLDASAFAFTRRAWVDAAPARVYDLVSDVSAIGRWSPNATDVTFDQGAGPRAGAWFSGRNRKDGREWTTRSQVVRADPGSAFTFVVGGAEDGIVQWSWRFHPQGRGTVVEQSWQLLRLDPVLGTTRSDLDALRDYMTNSVEATLISLARWIAEE, from the coding sequence TTGAGCGCCACCACCAGCGAACACGACCTCTTCGAGGATCTGGACGCATCGGCCTTCGCCTTCACCAGACGCGCATGGGTCGATGCCGCACCCGCCCGGGTCTACGACCTGGTCAGTGACGTGTCCGCGATCGGCCGCTGGAGCCCCAACGCGACCGACGTCACCTTCGACCAGGGCGCCGGCCCGAGGGCCGGCGCCTGGTTCAGCGGCCGCAATCGGAAGGACGGCAGAGAATGGACCACCCGCTCCCAGGTCGTACGAGCCGACCCCGGCAGCGCCTTCACCTTCGTGGTCGGCGGCGCCGAAGACGGCATCGTGCAGTGGAGCTGGAGATTCCACCCCCAGGGACGCGGAACCGTCGTCGAGCAGTCCTGGCAGCTCCTGCGCCTCGACCCGGTGCTGGGCACCACCCGCTCCGACCTCGACGCACTCCGCGACTACATGACGAACAGTGTCGAAGCCACCCTGATCTCCCTCGCCCGATGGATCGCCGAAGAGTGA
- a CDS encoding formylglycine-generating enzyme family protein: protein MPSCCTPGHDDAAAVALALSPAPRPRVADPGRAGRRLIDLPGGRFLMGTDDPDAFPADGEGPVREAEVGPFRIAPTTVTNAQFAAFVKATGHVTEAEEFGFSFVFGGFLSDEVAAVSPPVAAVPWWRAVDGASWRHPEGAGSSIATRQNHPVIHVSWNDAQAYCAWSGTRLPTEAEWEHAARGGLEQRRYPWGDDLAPGGRHMCNIWRGDFPTLNTAEDGWEGTAPAKSFRPNGFGLYNTVGNVWEWCADWFAPDTSRVMRGGSYLCHDSYCNRYRVAARSSNTPDSSTGNIGFRVAADSTLDTAHC from the coding sequence ATGCCTTCCTGCTGCACCCCCGGACACGATGACGCCGCCGCTGTCGCGCTCGCGCTCTCCCCGGCACCGCGGCCACGTGTCGCCGACCCCGGGCGCGCCGGCCGACGGCTGATCGACCTGCCGGGCGGGCGCTTCCTCATGGGCACCGACGACCCTGACGCCTTCCCGGCCGACGGGGAAGGCCCGGTGCGCGAGGCGGAGGTCGGCCCGTTCCGGATCGCCCCGACGACAGTGACCAACGCCCAGTTCGCCGCCTTCGTGAAAGCCACCGGCCACGTCACCGAAGCCGAGGAATTCGGCTTCTCCTTCGTCTTCGGCGGTTTCCTGTCCGACGAGGTCGCCGCCGTGTCCCCGCCCGTCGCGGCCGTCCCGTGGTGGCGGGCCGTCGACGGCGCGAGCTGGCGCCACCCCGAAGGCGCCGGGTCATCCATCGCCACACGCCAGAACCACCCCGTCATCCACGTCTCCTGGAACGACGCCCAGGCGTACTGCGCCTGGTCCGGCACCCGTCTGCCCACCGAGGCCGAATGGGAACACGCGGCCCGCGGCGGGCTCGAGCAGCGTCGCTACCCGTGGGGCGACGACCTCGCCCCCGGCGGCCGGCACATGTGCAACATCTGGCGAGGTGACTTCCCCACTCTGAACACGGCGGAGGACGGCTGGGAGGGTACGGCCCCGGCGAAGTCCTTCCGCCCCAACGGCTTCGGCCTCTACAACACCGTCGGAAACGTGTGGGAATGGTGCGCCGACTGGTTCGCACCGGACACCAGCCGCGTGATGCGCGGCGGCTCCTACCTCTGCCACGACTCGTACTGCAACCGCTACCGGGTCGCGGCCCGCAGCTCCAACACTCCCGACAGCTCCACTGGCAACATCGGCTTTCGCGTGGCCGCGGACAGCACCCTGGACACGGCGCACTGCTGA
- a CDS encoding uracil-xanthine permease family protein, with amino-acid sequence MSTSAETTPAASGAPAAVHPVDERLPLLRLAPLSAQHVLAMIAAPVSTAFLTSDALGLSGERTASLLSATLVLCGIGALLQSFGRFRVGARLPFVMLPGGAATAIFLQVAAEHGAATASGAVLLAAALLLAVLPLYARIVRLFPPLVMGVTVLLIGVAMVRVAAQLIVGPGGGRPAAPSAVALAGLTVACTLAAYLLLRGVWRQTAVLIGMAAGTAIAAATGLGAFTPAQGSGLALPHPFPYGTPHFDVLAALPLLIFSLASLAEATGQTVLNSETVGRTPEPGRDVPRVVRADAVVSLLGGMFGTSLLVTSSENIGIGKLTGVRSRFVTAGAGALLIAAGLLAPVSRVLAGIPAPVVAGSALVVYAVIAVMGVEMLRRVDLGNGTNSMVVAVALAAGLLPVVSPGLYGAFPGWVRTVLGSGVVAGTLTAVVLNAVFRRARGSHTP; translated from the coding sequence ATGAGTACGTCCGCCGAGACCACGCCCGCGGCGTCGGGCGCGCCTGCCGCCGTCCACCCCGTCGACGAGCGGCTGCCCCTGCTGCGGCTCGCGCCGCTCTCCGCCCAACATGTCCTCGCCATGATCGCGGCGCCGGTCTCCACCGCCTTCCTGACCTCCGACGCGCTGGGTCTCTCCGGCGAGCGCACCGCCTCGCTGCTCAGCGCCACCCTCGTCCTGTGCGGCATCGGCGCACTCCTGCAGTCCTTCGGGAGGTTCCGGGTCGGCGCCAGGCTGCCGTTCGTCATGCTGCCGGGCGGAGCCGCGACCGCGATCTTCCTGCAGGTCGCTGCCGAGCACGGAGCGGCGACCGCGAGCGGCGCGGTACTGCTCGCGGCGGCCCTGTTGCTGGCCGTCCTACCGCTCTACGCGCGGATCGTACGGCTCTTCCCGCCGCTGGTCATGGGCGTCACCGTGCTGCTGATCGGGGTCGCCATGGTCCGCGTCGCCGCACAGCTGATCGTCGGGCCGGGTGGCGGCCGGCCCGCCGCACCGTCCGCGGTCGCCCTCGCCGGGCTGACCGTCGCCTGCACACTGGCCGCGTACCTGCTGTTGCGCGGCGTGTGGCGGCAGACGGCGGTGCTGATCGGCATGGCCGCCGGGACGGCGATCGCGGCCGCCACCGGGCTCGGGGCGTTCACGCCGGCGCAGGGCTCGGGGCTCGCGCTCCCGCACCCCTTCCCGTACGGAACCCCGCACTTCGACGTCCTCGCCGCCCTGCCCCTGCTGATCTTCAGTCTGGCCTCGCTCGCCGAGGCGACCGGCCAGACCGTCCTCAACAGCGAGACCGTGGGCCGCACTCCGGAACCCGGACGTGACGTGCCGCGCGTCGTCCGCGCGGACGCCGTGGTCTCCCTCCTGGGCGGCATGTTCGGCACCTCCCTGCTCGTGACGAGCTCGGAGAACATCGGCATCGGCAAGCTGACCGGTGTGCGCAGCCGGTTCGTCACGGCGGGCGCGGGCGCCCTGCTCATCGCCGCCGGGCTGCTGGCGCCAGTCTCGCGGGTGCTGGCGGGCATCCCGGCGCCCGTCGTCGCGGGTTCCGCGCTGGTGGTGTACGCGGTGATCGCGGTGATGGGCGTGGAGATGCTGCGCCGGGTCGACCTCGGAAACGGTACGAACTCCATGGTCGTGGCCGTCGCGCTGGCTGCGGGGCTGCTGCCGGTCGTCTCCCCGGGGCTGTACGGCGCCTTCCCCGGCTGGGTGCGTACGGTCCTGGGCAGCGGGGTGGTCGCGGGCACCCTCACCGCGGTGGTGCTGAACGCGGTGTTCCGACGGGCACGAGGCTCGCACACTCCCTGA
- a CDS encoding SMP-30/gluconolactonase/LRE family protein produces the protein MFRKLSRSAVSAVVLVAAAAAALAPAAASASAESAPLSSARIAAHFDLSKGQTPENLALAPGGAVYVTFAKARQIAEVSPNGTTRILATLPEPADGGIHTPALGFPLTTGIVRAQDGTLYFLYATGTPDLTGVWRLRPGGQPRRISALPADGLPNGLALDPRTRTLYVTDSVLGTIWSMPTTGGTPTAWSTAPELASAGFLGANGLKIRGGAVWATNLDKGTILRIAVLPDGRAGRVRTKANGLPGIDDFAFTGRGDQLLAALNGPGQVALVQPDGSHSIVLTQADGLRNPTSIALRGTSVYVTSAAYITAQDPNLLRAHLNR, from the coding sequence ATGTTCAGGAAGCTCTCCAGATCCGCTGTGTCGGCGGTCGTCCTTGTCGCGGCGGCTGCCGCAGCGCTCGCTCCGGCGGCAGCATCGGCATCGGCCGAGTCCGCCCCGCTGAGCAGCGCGCGGATCGCCGCGCATTTCGACCTGTCCAAGGGGCAGACGCCGGAGAACCTCGCCCTGGCACCGGGCGGCGCCGTGTACGTCACCTTCGCCAAGGCCCGCCAGATCGCCGAGGTCTCCCCCAACGGCACCACCCGGATCCTCGCCACCCTGCCGGAGCCCGCCGACGGCGGTATCCACACGCCGGCCCTGGGTTTCCCGCTGACCACCGGCATCGTCCGTGCCCAGGACGGCACCCTGTATTTCCTGTACGCCACCGGCACCCCCGACCTGACGGGCGTGTGGCGGCTTCGTCCCGGCGGCCAACCGCGGCGGATCTCCGCACTGCCCGCGGACGGCCTGCCCAACGGCCTGGCCCTGGACCCGCGTACCCGCACCCTCTACGTCACAGACTCCGTGCTGGGCACCATCTGGAGCATGCCCACCACCGGCGGCACTCCCACCGCCTGGTCCACCGCACCCGAACTGGCCTCCGCCGGCTTCCTCGGCGCCAACGGCCTGAAGATCCGGGGCGGTGCGGTCTGGGCCACCAACCTCGACAAGGGCACCATACTGCGGATCGCCGTCCTGCCGGACGGTCGCGCCGGCCGTGTCCGGACCAAGGCCAACGGCCTGCCGGGGATCGACGACTTCGCCTTCACCGGCCGCGGTGACCAATTGCTGGCCGCCCTCAACGGTCCCGGCCAGGTCGCCCTCGTCCAGCCCGACGGCAGCCACTCCATCGTGCTGACCCAGGCCGACGGCCTGCGCAACCCCACATCCATCGCCCTGCGCGGAACATCCGTCTACGTGACGAGCGCCGCCTACATCACCGCCCAGGACCCCAACCTGCTCCGCGCCCACCTGAACCGCTGA
- a CDS encoding VOC family protein: MRPRRPVHFKVRDLKAATEAAVQRGGSLVPDDGPWSSADGQVTVRDPDGALFTLDQSLTAPWPVTL, encoded by the coding sequence TTGCGGCCGCGCCGGCCCGTCCATTTCAAGGTCCGCGACCTGAAGGCCGCCACGGAGGCAGCAGTCCAACGCGGCGGCAGTCTCGTCCCGGACGACGGCCCTTGGTCGAGCGCCGACGGGCAGGTCACCGTACGCGATCCGGACGGCGCCCTTTTCACGCTCGACCAGTCGCTCACCGCCCCATGGCCCGTCACGCTCTGA
- a CDS encoding helix-turn-helix domain-containing protein: protein MGEATGPRLGPSVRRRRRALDLTLADVAASTGLSVPFLSQIENDRARPSMRSLQLVADALDTTAVQLLAAAENPRRVDVVRAEDDPGLASAREGVGGTTSRVRPLVRGHHQLHALEFTGDHDGRREFRHRNDELMYVADGAAEVEAEGQIHRLGRGDTLYLSGGVRHCWRATTPGTRVLLVAVAEHIEATADPHR from the coding sequence ATGGGCGAGGCGACGGGGCCGCGATTGGGCCCCAGCGTCCGAAGGCGCAGGCGTGCACTGGACCTCACGCTCGCCGATGTGGCCGCCAGCACGGGGTTGTCCGTCCCGTTCCTGAGCCAGATCGAGAACGACCGCGCCCGGCCCAGCATGCGCTCGCTGCAGCTCGTCGCGGACGCACTCGACACGACCGCCGTGCAGCTGCTCGCCGCCGCCGAGAACCCGCGCCGCGTGGATGTCGTACGGGCAGAGGACGACCCCGGCCTCGCGTCCGCGCGCGAGGGGGTGGGCGGCACGACGAGTCGCGTACGCCCCCTCGTGCGAGGCCACCACCAGTTGCACGCCTTGGAGTTCACCGGTGACCACGACGGCCGGCGCGAATTCCGGCACCGGAACGACGAGCTGATGTACGTTGCCGATGGTGCCGCGGAGGTCGAGGCCGAGGGACAGATCCACCGACTGGGCCGCGGCGACACGCTCTACCTCTCCGGCGGTGTCCGCCACTGCTGGCGGGCCACCACACCCGGCACCCGGGTGCTGCTCGTAGCGGTCGCCGAGCACATCGAAGCCACCGCCGACCCGCACCGCTGA
- a CDS encoding SDR family NAD(P)-dependent oxidoreductase: protein MTKTAVVTAGTGGIGLETALGLARAGFSVTVVGRNTDRGAQAVERINTTNPAHPARFLPADLGSLDQVRALAQRIAAEHAAAGRPLTVLVNNIGAMFPERRTLGGIEASFVVNHLSPYLLTELLLPTLTAGAPSRIVNVTSGAAGLGKRAFAAVEPPGGYYGFHWYGRAKLANLAYTLDLATRLEGTGVSAFAADPGGAATDMTNGTLTDPKIVSPALRLLWPLVRRTFERSTSGPASLAARPSIVAATDAALEGRTGIVIGAQAHPVTPLRAATDPRVAEDVRRLSERHAPLTTA, encoded by the coding sequence ATGACGAAGACAGCTGTGGTCACGGCCGGGACGGGCGGCATCGGACTGGAGACGGCTCTGGGGCTGGCCAGGGCCGGGTTCTCAGTCACCGTGGTCGGGCGCAACACCGACCGCGGCGCCCAGGCGGTCGAGCGAATCAATACGACGAACCCGGCACACCCCGCCCGATTCCTGCCGGCCGATCTCGGCTCGCTCGACCAGGTGCGCGCGCTCGCCCAGCGGATCGCCGCCGAGCATGCCGCCGCCGGCCGACCGCTGACCGTGCTGGTCAACAACATCGGGGCGATGTTCCCGGAGCGCCGGACCCTGGGCGGGATCGAAGCATCGTTCGTCGTCAACCACCTCTCGCCGTACCTCCTGACGGAACTGCTGCTGCCCACGCTGACGGCCGGGGCCCCCAGCAGGATCGTGAACGTGACCTCTGGTGCCGCCGGGCTGGGAAAGCGGGCCTTCGCCGCCGTCGAGCCGCCCGGCGGCTACTACGGCTTCCACTGGTACGGCCGCGCCAAGCTCGCCAACCTCGCCTACACGCTCGACCTGGCCACCCGGCTGGAAGGCACTGGTGTTTCCGCCTTCGCCGCCGACCCCGGAGGCGCCGCGACCGACATGACCAACGGCACCCTGACCGACCCGAAGATCGTCTCCCCGGCCCTGCGGCTGCTGTGGCCGCTGGTACGCCGCACCTTCGAACGCTCCACCTCGGGACCGGCCTCCCTTGCCGCCCGGCCCTCGATCGTCGCCGCCACCGACGCCGCCCTTGAGGGCCGGACCGGCATCGTCATCGGCGCCCAGGCGCACCCGGTGACGCCGTTGCGCGCAGCCACAGACCCCCGCGTCGCCGAGGACGTGCGCCGGCTCAGCGAACGGCACGCGCCCCTCACAACTGCCTGA